One Pyrus communis chromosome 4, drPyrComm1.1, whole genome shotgun sequence genomic region harbors:
- the LOC137730643 gene encoding transcription factor MYB41-like: MVRSPCCDEENSLKKGPWTMDEDAKLTDYIRRNGHGSWRALPKLAGLNRCGKSCRLRWTNYLRPDIKRGKFSEEEERVIINLHSVLGNKWSKIATHLPGRTDNEIKNYWNTHLRKKLLHMGIDPNTHKPRTDLNHLLDLSWLLRAASVGNSNMMTSPWDNAMSLQAAADAAQLAKMQLLQCLYMMPVVSTSNSSVPPKNYNADVMNTTTNSHFGSHSLHLFGEGNMSGASTILSGQKWNQQADKVDSFHAISNLFEGFQGGFGAQGGINSNSTDQENMSSSCYGDIYVQTSNQPPPAFSSAALSPGTSSTAIFDAWEKLMDDETSESYWKDILE, translated from the exons ATGGTTAGATCCCCTTGTTGTGATGAAGAGAACAGTTTGAAGAAAGGTCCCTGGACAATGGACGAAGATGCGAAATTGACGGATTATATTAGAAGAAATGGTCATGGAAGCTGGAGAGCTCTCCCCAAGCTTGCTGGCCTCAACAGGTGTGGCAAGAGTTGCAGATTAAGGTGGACAAATTACCTGAGGCCTGATATTAAGAGAGGAAAGTTCTCCGAAGAGGAAGAACGAGTTATCATCAATCTTCATTCAGTTCTTGGAAACAA GTGGTCAAAGATTGCAACTCATCTACCAGGGAGAACGGATAACGAAATCAAGAATTACTGGAACACCCACCTGAGAAAGAAGCTCCTGCACATGGGGATTGATCCAAACACCCACAAGCCAAGGACTGACCTAAATCACCTCCTCGACCTTTCATGGTTGCTCAGAGCAGCAAGTGTTGGCAACTCGAACATGATGACTAGTCCTTGGGACAATGCCATGAGCCTGCAAGCAGCAGCGGATGCTGCCCAACTTGCCAAAATGCAGTTACTTCAATGTTTATACATGATGCCAGTCGTGAGCACAAGTAATAGTAGTGTTCctcctaaaaattataatgcaGACGTGATGAACACTACTACTAATAGTCATTTTGGTTCTCACAGTCTTCATCTGTTTGGAGAAGGAAATATGAGTGGTGCAAGTACCATACTAAGTGGTCAGAAATGGAACCAGCAGGCTGATAAAGTCGACAGCTTCCACGCGATTTCTAACTTGTTTGAAGGATTTCAAGGTGGGTTTGGTGCACAAGGAGGTATTAATAGCAATAGTACTGATCAGGAGAACATGAGCAGTAGTTGCTATGGTGATATATATGTCCAGACCTCGAACCAACCACCTCCTGCATTTTCATCAGCAGCACTATCTCCGGGGACTTCTTCCACGGCCATCTTTGACGCTTGGGAGAAACTCATGGATGATGAAACAAGTGAATCCTACTGGAAAGATATTCTAGAGTAA